In the genome of Eggerthella sp. YY7918, one region contains:
- the glyA gene encoding serine hydroxymethyltransferase, with product MPLTYLPEADPAVADALRQELARERDSVELIASENFTSPAVLEAVGSVLTNKYAEGYPRKRYYGGCEKVDIVEDLARDRACALFGANFANVQPHCGANANFGAYTALLELGDTVLGMSLDQGGHLTHGSPVNFSGRDYHFASYGVDPETETINYDEVERIAKEVRPKLIVGGASAYPRIIDFERMAAIAKEVDAYFMVDMAHIAGLVAGGAHPSPVPHADVTTSTSHKTLRGPRGGFILSNDEEIAKRIDKAVFPGAQGGPLMHVIAGKAVAFGEAAQPAYKEYIGRVVENARTLGQGMMDGGLRLVSGGTDNHLCLVDLTAADVTGKDAEKLLESVGLTVNKNSIPNETRSPFVTSGIRVGSAAATTRGFTADDFYEVGQLIAATVFNAADEAKLADIHKKVDALLAAHPLYPELSY from the coding sequence ATGCCCTTGACCTATCTGCCCGAGGCCGATCCGGCCGTCGCCGACGCGCTGCGCCAAGAACTCGCCCGCGAACGCGATTCCGTGGAACTTATCGCCTCGGAGAACTTCACGTCGCCTGCCGTGTTGGAGGCTGTTGGCAGCGTACTCACGAACAAGTACGCCGAGGGCTACCCGCGCAAACGCTACTACGGCGGCTGCGAGAAGGTCGACATCGTGGAAGACCTTGCGCGCGACCGCGCCTGTGCACTCTTCGGCGCGAACTTCGCCAACGTACAGCCCCATTGCGGCGCGAATGCAAACTTCGGCGCGTACACGGCGCTCTTGGAATTGGGCGACACGGTGCTTGGCATGAGCCTCGACCAGGGCGGACACCTCACGCACGGCTCGCCGGTGAATTTCTCTGGCCGTGACTACCACTTCGCCAGCTATGGCGTGGATCCTGAAACGGAAACCATCAATTACGACGAAGTTGAGCGCATCGCCAAGGAAGTGCGACCGAAGCTCATCGTGGGTGGCGCGAGTGCGTACCCGCGCATCATCGACTTCGAGCGCATGGCCGCTATCGCCAAGGAGGTGGACGCGTACTTCATGGTCGACATGGCCCACATCGCGGGCCTCGTGGCGGGCGGCGCGCATCCCAGCCCCGTGCCGCATGCCGACGTGACCACGTCCACCAGCCACAAGACGCTGCGCGGCCCGCGCGGCGGCTTCATCCTTTCCAACGACGAGGAGATCGCGAAGCGTATCGACAAGGCTGTGTTCCCCGGCGCACAGGGCGGCCCGCTTATGCACGTCATTGCCGGCAAGGCTGTCGCATTCGGCGAGGCTGCGCAACCTGCCTATAAAGAGTACATTGGACGTGTGGTGGAGAACGCTCGCACGCTCGGTCAGGGCATGATGGACGGGGGATTGCGCCTCGTGTCCGGCGGCACCGACAACCACCTGTGCCTGGTGGACCTCACTGCGGCCGACGTTACCGGCAAGGATGCCGAGAAGCTGCTCGAGAGCGTGGGCCTGACCGTAAACAAGAACTCCATCCCCAACGAGACGCGCAGCCCGTTTGTCACCAGCGGCATTCGCGTGGGCAGCGCTGCGGCCACCACCCGTGGCTTCACTGCCGACGACTTCTACGAGGTCGGTCAGCTTATCGCCGCCACGGTGTTCAATGCCGCCGACGAAGCCAAGCTCGCCGACATCCACAAAAAAGTCGACGCCCTCCTGGCTGCCCACCCCTTGTACCCCGAGTTGAGTTATTAG
- a CDS encoding alpha/beta hydrolase, with translation MDTAITTTSIGFLSHDKTSTIRGLVWKPTEARGSRSTAPRGVVQIVHGMAEHVERYDEFARFLVEQGFVVCAADHIGHGKSVSDPADLGCLPVDGKEVLIEDVHELRKTVTARYSRQAPYLLFGHSMGSFIVRAYLARYGEGVAGAVICGTGNQPFMLSKVGNALARLLSSRKGADYRSAFLDGMGAGGFAKQIEHARTPYDWICTDPAVVDAYSADELCGFMFSVGGYATLTDLTGEVVTMACASRVPKDMPLLFIAGSEDPVGGCGKSVRAAADLMRNAGVQDVEMKLYDGMRHEILNEPSRAQVYTDVVSWIEEHACNHPSS, from the coding sequence ATGGACACTGCGATCACTACAACGTCGATCGGGTTTTTATCACACGACAAGACATCAACCATCAGAGGTCTTGTGTGGAAACCGACAGAGGCGCGGGGAAGTCGTTCTACTGCACCCCGCGGTGTTGTGCAAATCGTTCACGGCATGGCCGAACACGTGGAGCGCTACGACGAGTTCGCGCGCTTTTTGGTCGAGCAAGGTTTTGTCGTATGTGCGGCCGACCATATCGGTCACGGCAAAAGCGTGTCGGACCCGGCCGATTTGGGCTGTCTGCCGGTCGACGGCAAGGAAGTGCTCATCGAAGACGTTCACGAGCTGCGCAAAACCGTTACAGCGCGCTATTCGCGTCAAGCGCCCTACCTCTTGTTCGGCCACTCCATGGGCAGTTTCATCGTGCGTGCCTATCTCGCGCGTTATGGCGAAGGGGTTGCGGGAGCCGTTATCTGCGGTACGGGCAACCAGCCTTTTATGCTCTCGAAGGTGGGCAATGCTTTGGCGCGCCTTCTTTCATCCCGCAAAGGCGCCGACTACCGAAGTGCCTTTTTGGACGGCATGGGCGCGGGCGGTTTTGCCAAGCAGATCGAACATGCACGTACGCCGTACGACTGGATATGCACCGATCCGGCCGTCGTGGATGCCTATAGCGCCGACGAGCTGTGCGGATTCATGTTCTCCGTCGGCGGCTACGCCACCCTCACCGATCTTACGGGCGAAGTGGTCACCATGGCGTGTGCTTCGCGCGTGCCGAAGGATATGCCGCTGCTGTTTATTGCAGGCTCCGAAGATCCCGTGGGCGGATGCGGCAAGAGCGTGCGGGCGGCCGCCGATCTGATGCGCAACGCAGGTGTGCAAGACGTGGAGATGAAACTCTATGATGGTATGCGTCACGAAATCCTCAATGAACCCAGCCGGGCTCAGGTTTATACTGATGTCGTCAGCTGGATTGAGGAGCACGCATGCAACCATCCTTCGTCGTAG
- the glpK gene encoding glycerol kinase GlpK: protein MQPSFVVALDQGTTSSRAMLIDAQGRAVDVVQNLFPQIYPQPGWVEHDPRDILSSQLGALTELLVSNNIAPGDIACIGITNQRETTVVWNRETGEPVANAIVWQCRRTAPLIEKLCSDPAVAETITAKTGLVPDAYFSASKIAWILDNVEGAREAAEAGKLAFGTVDSWLIWALTQGEVHATDVTNASRTMLYNIHDMCWDPWLLELFDIPESMLPEVRPSSGEFGRTANAGVIPGVPICGVAGDQQAALFGQCCFEPGQAKNTYGTGCFLLMHTGRVACRSTNGLITTIAASAPDVEEPEYALEGSVFMAGALMQWLRDDLGLFENVSETSAIARSIADTGGVYIVPAFTGLGAPYWDAEARGAIYGLTRGTGRAHVIRAALESLAYQVRDLAVAMEADAGVPLSVLNVDGGASANDFLMQFQSDILRTPLRRPQNTETTALGAAYLAGLSAGFWTDVKALCALRVDDDTYEPGMEDARHAHLLEGWKCAVQRTMS from the coding sequence ATGCAACCATCCTTCGTCGTAGCGCTTGATCAGGGCACCACCTCGTCGCGCGCTATGCTCATTGATGCCCAGGGCCGTGCGGTCGATGTGGTGCAAAATCTTTTTCCGCAAATTTACCCCCAGCCGGGATGGGTGGAGCATGACCCGCGCGATATCCTATCGTCGCAGCTGGGCGCGCTTACCGAGCTGCTGGTGTCGAACAACATCGCGCCGGGTGACATCGCGTGCATTGGCATTACAAACCAGCGCGAAACAACGGTGGTGTGGAACCGCGAAACGGGGGAGCCGGTAGCAAATGCCATCGTGTGGCAGTGTCGCCGCACCGCGCCGCTTATCGAAAAGCTCTGTAGCGATCCTGCTGTGGCCGAAACGATTACCGCCAAAACCGGTCTCGTACCCGACGCATACTTCTCCGCCAGCAAAATAGCGTGGATTCTCGACAACGTAGAAGGCGCGCGCGAAGCAGCCGAAGCGGGTAAGCTTGCGTTTGGCACGGTTGACTCGTGGCTTATCTGGGCGCTCACCCAGGGCGAGGTGCACGCTACCGACGTGACGAATGCCAGCCGCACCATGCTCTACAACATTCACGATATGTGCTGGGATCCGTGGCTCCTTGAGCTTTTCGACATCCCCGAATCCATGTTGCCCGAAGTGCGTCCTTCCTCGGGCGAATTCGGTCGCACCGCCAATGCGGGCGTGATTCCGGGCGTGCCTATCTGTGGCGTGGCGGGGGACCAGCAGGCTGCGCTGTTCGGCCAGTGCTGCTTCGAGCCTGGCCAGGCGAAGAACACCTACGGCACCGGATGCTTTTTGCTCATGCATACCGGGCGCGTTGCCTGTCGTTCGACAAACGGCCTTATCACGACGATAGCGGCTTCTGCGCCCGATGTCGAAGAACCCGAATACGCGCTTGAGGGAAGCGTGTTCATGGCGGGCGCACTCATGCAGTGGCTGCGCGACGACCTCGGTCTTTTTGAAAACGTCTCCGAAACAAGCGCCATTGCGCGCAGCATTGCCGACACGGGCGGCGTGTATATTGTGCCCGCGTTCACCGGTCTGGGCGCACCGTACTGGGATGCCGAGGCGCGCGGTGCCATCTACGGCCTCACACGCGGTACCGGTCGTGCGCACGTTATTCGTGCGGCGCTCGAATCGCTTGCCTACCAGGTACGCGATTTGGCGGTGGCCATGGAGGCTGACGCAGGGGTGCCGCTTTCGGTGCTCAATGTGGACGGCGGGGCTTCGGCGAACGATTTTCTGATGCAGTTCCAAAGCGATATTTTGCGCACGCCGTTGCGTCGTCCGCAGAACACCGAGACGACGGCGCTCGGGGCGGCGTATCTCGCTGGTTTGAGCGCGGGTTTCTGGACGGATGTCAAGGCACTGTGCGCGTTGCGGGTCGACGACGACACGTACGAACCCGGTATGGAAGATGCGCGCCATGCGCATTTGCTGGAAGGCTGGAAGTGCGCAGTACAACGCACTATGTCATAA
- a CDS encoding ABC transporter ATP-binding protein: protein MDSVNVNAYSSAETHASVVEAPVPAVEAHGFVFTYPNGDAGVGPLDWHVENGAFQLLVGATGSGKTTLLRCLKSALAPAGKRVGELAIFGCPADQISARESAAMVGYVAQSPENQMVCDSVWHELAFGLENLGVPQEEMRRRVAEVAHFFGIEPWFRRKVDELSGGQKQMVMLASVLAMQPKLLLLDEPTAQLDPVAEKNFLHMLFRVNRELGITVVVATHAPETMASYATAITNLPSAISRVEDRLVSSHAKETPLALSNSPSAITMRDVHLRYRREDDWVLRGCDLEVRTGSIHALVGGNGCGKSTLLCAIAGVLKPERGRIDNRLADHQAFLPQDPKALFVCDTVQEELREWQTGCDYSDEEVEAALVRFGLADHGAHHPYDLSGGQQQNLALAKVLLASPELVVLDEPTKGLDALSKVEVAHILRDLQASGVTVVLATHDLSFASQVADAVTMLFDGEATCTEPTAVFFSNNLFYRPAEDAFIRLMRGECA from the coding sequence ATGGACAGCGTGAATGTGAATGCATACAGCTCGGCCGAAACTCACGCTTCTGTCGTTGAAGCTCCTGTTCCTGCCGTTGAAGCGCACGGCTTTGTGTTTACGTACCCGAATGGCGACGCGGGCGTGGGGCCGCTTGATTGGCATGTCGAGAACGGGGCCTTTCAACTGCTGGTGGGGGCAACGGGCAGCGGCAAGACAACGCTTCTGCGCTGCTTGAAATCTGCTCTTGCGCCAGCAGGTAAGCGCGTGGGAGAACTTGCGATATTCGGTTGTCCCGCCGACCAGATAAGCGCTCGGGAAAGCGCCGCAATGGTCGGCTACGTTGCCCAAAGTCCTGAAAATCAGATGGTATGCGACAGCGTGTGGCACGAGTTGGCGTTCGGGTTGGAAAACCTCGGTGTTCCGCAGGAAGAAATGCGCCGACGCGTGGCTGAGGTTGCGCACTTCTTCGGCATAGAGCCGTGGTTTCGCCGCAAGGTGGATGAGCTGTCGGGTGGACAGAAGCAAATGGTGATGCTGGCGAGTGTGTTGGCCATGCAGCCAAAACTACTGCTGCTTGACGAGCCTACCGCCCAGTTGGACCCGGTGGCCGAGAAGAATTTCCTTCACATGCTGTTTCGCGTCAATCGCGAACTCGGGATTACCGTTGTGGTTGCCACCCACGCCCCTGAAACGATGGCATCCTATGCCACCGCTATCACGAACCTCCCTTCGGCCATTTCTCGCGTTGAAGACAGGCTCGTCTCTTCCCATGCCAAAGAAACGCCCTTAGCTCTCTCAAACTCGCCTTCTGCCATCACCATGCGTGACGTGCATCTGCGCTACCGGCGCGAGGACGACTGGGTGCTGCGGGGTTGCGACCTGGAGGTGCGCACCGGCTCCATCCATGCGCTGGTAGGCGGCAACGGTTGCGGTAAGTCGACGCTGCTGTGCGCGATTGCGGGCGTCCTCAAGCCCGAGCGCGGTCGCATTGACAATCGCCTAGCCGACCATCAGGCGTTTTTGCCACAGGATCCCAAAGCGCTCTTTGTGTGCGATACCGTGCAGGAAGAGCTTCGCGAGTGGCAAACAGGCTGCGACTATTCCGATGAAGAGGTGGAAGCTGCTCTCGTTCGTTTTGGTCTTGCCGATCACGGGGCGCATCATCCTTACGATTTGTCCGGCGGTCAGCAGCAAAATCTCGCACTGGCAAAGGTTCTCCTGGCCAGCCCTGAATTGGTCGTACTCGATGAACCAACCAAGGGCCTCGACGCGCTTTCTAAAGTGGAAGTGGCCCACATCCTTCGTGATCTTCAGGCGAGTGGAGTTACGGTTGTTCTCGCAACGCATGACCTTTCCTTTGCCTCGCAGGTTGCCGATGCGGTCACCATGCTCTTCGACGGCGAAGCCACTTGTACCGAGCCGACCGCAGTCTTCTTCTCGAACAATCTGTTCTATCGTCCCGCCGAAGACGCATTCATCCGCCTCATGCGTGGGGAGTGCGCATGA
- a CDS encoding DUF4430 domain-containing protein, which translates to MTSSLHARVSSRISSLSASTVVVALVALMAFTMVSATLTSCAASDTGSRTPVTSSDQKEAAASDMTVTVSVESSAADGSVSAETSVSLPEGASAYDALMACGLDVVSESSQYGQYVSAIDGLAAGDHGDMSGWMFSVNGEAGQEACDKCKLQDGDTVLWSYSV; encoded by the coding sequence ATGACTAGTTCTCTGCACGCGCGCGTTTCCTCGCGCATCTCGTCCCTGTCTGCCAGCACTGTTGTTGTGGCCCTTGTGGCGCTCATGGCGTTTACGATGGTTTCGGCCACGCTCACCTCTTGTGCCGCTTCCGACACCGGTTCGCGCACACCAGTTACGTCGTCCGACCAAAAGGAAGCAGCCGCCAGCGATATGACCGTTACGGTTTCAGTTGAATCGTCGGCCGCCGACGGCTCGGTGTCCGCCGAAACCTCCGTTTCTCTTCCCGAGGGTGCGAGCGCCTATGATGCTCTTATGGCCTGCGGTTTAGATGTCGTTTCCGAATCCTCTCAATACGGTCAATACGTAAGCGCTATCGACGGGCTGGCTGCGGGAGATCATGGCGATATGAGCGGATGGATGTTCTCTGTCAATGGTGAAGCTGGTCAGGAGGCATGCGACAAGTGCAAGCTTCAGGACGGCGACACCGTTCTGTGGTCCTATTCCGTGTAG
- a CDS encoding DUF6580 family putative transport protein — protein sequence MNIRVPRTRRILAVLEVFVLIAVPLALGLCAYFQVEQAALLTLVVTLVALGIFFASFEASRPALRQIMPTVVLAALASAGRILFAPVPGIKPVSALCIVAGAVFGRRSGFMVGALAALVSNFFFGQGPWTPWQMYGWGLVGYLAGVLADRGWLNHMLVLCAYGFMSALLYGLVLNGWYVVGFVHPLTWVTIVAAYAAGLPFDSAQGVATVAFLGVLYVPWRRKLERIKDKFALT from the coding sequence ATGAACATTCGAGTTCCGCGCACGCGGCGTATCCTTGCCGTGCTTGAGGTGTTCGTGCTCATTGCGGTGCCGCTTGCGCTCGGTCTTTGCGCCTATTTCCAGGTGGAGCAGGCGGCGCTGCTTACACTGGTGGTAACGCTTGTGGCTTTGGGCATCTTCTTCGCCAGTTTCGAAGCGTCCCGCCCGGCATTGCGCCAGATCATGCCTACGGTGGTACTTGCCGCCCTGGCCAGTGCGGGGCGCATCCTGTTCGCGCCCGTCCCCGGCATCAAGCCGGTGTCGGCTCTCTGCATTGTGGCGGGCGCGGTGTTTGGACGACGCAGTGGGTTTATGGTCGGTGCGCTTGCGGCTCTCGTTTCGAATTTCTTCTTCGGCCAGGGACCATGGACACCGTGGCAGATGTATGGCTGGGGGCTCGTCGGGTATTTGGCAGGGGTGTTGGCCGATCGGGGCTGGCTTAACCACATGCTGGTGCTGTGTGCGTATGGGTTTATGTCGGCGCTTCTGTACGGTCTTGTGCTCAACGGCTGGTATGTCGTGGGATTTGTTCATCCTCTTACCTGGGTAACCATCGTTGCGGCGTATGCGGCAGGGCTTCCCTTCGACAGCGCGCAGGGGGTGGCGACAGTCGCGTTCTTAGGGGTCCTCTATGTGCCTTGGCGGCGTAAGCTCGAACGCATCAAGGACAAGTTTGCGCTCACGTGA
- a CDS encoding MGMT family protein, which produces MGDFSNRVFRIVRQVPRGKVTTYGQVAQLIGAPRSARYVGYALRANPEPGTDPGCIPCHRVVFKDGALCKSFVFGGPNEQREMLEAEGVSFADNAHVDLEACLWDGRVESPSDEDDLPTAPPPDFDWSRELGEE; this is translated from the coding sequence ATGGGCGATTTTTCTAACCGGGTATTTCGAATCGTGCGACAAGTGCCGCGCGGAAAGGTGACCACCTATGGCCAGGTCGCTCAGCTGATTGGCGCGCCGCGATCGGCACGTTATGTGGGATACGCGCTGCGAGCAAATCCTGAGCCAGGGACCGACCCCGGCTGTATTCCCTGCCACCGCGTGGTGTTCAAAGATGGCGCCCTGTGCAAGAGCTTCGTGTTTGGCGGCCCCAACGAGCAACGCGAGATGTTGGAAGCCGAAGGCGTTTCTTTTGCAGATAACGCGCATGTCGACTTGGAAGCCTGTCTCTGGGACGGACGAGTAGAATCCCCATCCGACGAGGACGATCTTCCAACCGCTCCCCCACCCGATTTCGACTGGTCCCGCGAACTGGGCGAAGAATAG
- a CDS encoding energy-coupling factor transporter transmembrane protein EcfT encodes MALVYFGALLVIGMMTVQPVYVLVTFAGMLGYAIMLCGRSAVRMLAWQMPLVALIALANPLFSSYGSTELFRIADRPFYLESFIFGACMGLLLVCVILIISNASQVLSSDKVMALFGNRMPTVGLMLSMTLRLVPKFVRRGQTIAAAQRACTAARLGRGTLPDNARSASRANLRLISVLMGWSMEDSLETADAMRSRGWAAGNQRTTYARYRFRRFDAAVLAAVIGMAALSALTAWIACSSFAFYPTLGSLGPWYAPVPYALLVFFPLIIEARERLAWTA; translated from the coding sequence GTGGCGCTGGTATATTTCGGAGCGCTTCTGGTGATCGGCATGATGACGGTGCAGCCGGTGTATGTGCTCGTCACGTTTGCGGGCATGCTCGGTTACGCCATCATGCTGTGCGGGCGTTCTGCGGTGCGCATGCTGGCGTGGCAAATGCCGCTGGTTGCGCTGATTGCCCTGGCGAATCCGCTGTTCTCTTCGTACGGGTCAACCGAGCTTTTCCGCATCGCTGACCGGCCGTTTTATCTGGAAAGCTTCATATTCGGGGCCTGTATGGGCCTTCTGTTGGTCTGCGTTATCCTCATCATTTCCAATGCGTCGCAGGTGCTTTCCTCCGACAAAGTGATGGCCCTGTTCGGCAATAGAATGCCCACGGTGGGTCTTATGCTTTCGATGACTTTGCGGCTTGTGCCCAAGTTCGTGCGGCGAGGTCAAACCATCGCTGCCGCTCAGCGCGCCTGCACGGCTGCGCGGCTTGGGAGGGGGACGTTACCTGATAACGCGCGCTCTGCATCGCGTGCGAACCTGCGCCTGATCTCGGTGCTGATGGGATGGAGTATGGAAGACTCGCTTGAGACGGCCGATGCCATGCGCTCGCGTGGCTGGGCTGCGGGAAATCAGCGCACCACGTATGCTCGGTATCGGTTCCGTCGCTTCGATGCGGCGGTGCTCGCCGCGGTGATTGGTATGGCCGCCCTCAGTGCGCTGACAGCTTGGATAGCCTGCTCATCGTTTGCGTTCTATCCCACACTCGGCAGTTTGGGACCGTGGTATGCCCCCGTGCCCTATGCGCTGCTTGTTTTCTTTCCGCTGATCATAGAAGCAAGGGAGCGTCTTGCATGGACAGCGTGA
- a CDS encoding cytidine/deoxycytidylate deaminase family protein, translated as MDATDNRPSWDEYFMKLANEVATRTTCLRRAVGAVIVKDRRILATGYNGVPTGLAHCSETGCLRQQLGVPSGQRHEICRGLHAEQNAIIQAARYGINITGASIYITTQPCVVCAKMLINAGIEEIVYQNPYPDELAMSLLKESGIRMRVFEG; from the coding sequence ATGGACGCAACAGACAATCGCCCCAGCTGGGACGAATACTTCATGAAACTGGCGAACGAGGTCGCTACCCGCACCACGTGCCTGCGCCGCGCCGTAGGCGCCGTCATCGTAAAGGACCGGCGCATTCTCGCGACGGGTTACAACGGCGTTCCCACCGGACTTGCCCACTGTTCCGAGACGGGATGCTTGCGCCAGCAGCTGGGTGTGCCCAGCGGCCAGCGACACGAGATATGCCGCGGCCTTCATGCCGAGCAAAACGCCATTATTCAGGCCGCGCGCTACGGCATTAATATAACGGGCGCGTCCATCTATATCACCACGCAACCGTGCGTTGTGTGCGCCAAGATGCTTATTAATGCGGGTATTGAAGAAATTGTCTACCAAAATCCTTATCCCGACGAATTGGCTATGTCCTTGTTGAAAGAATCGGGCATTCGTATGCGCGTTTTCGAGGGATAA
- a CDS encoding L-threonylcarbamoyladenylate synthase, with the protein MSACASLSDAVLALSRGDAVIFPTDTVYGLGVAVEAAEGPDVLYRLKERDRGKPIAWLVASPADLDRYGFDVPALARLLAARFWPGPLTLIVHAGDKVPEAFRSNANTIGLRMPASTTALELIKQVGCPLATTSANISGHPSPRSFASIDPTLAARVDVVLGDEGDDDKSGIASTVVDCTASPLRIVREGAVMADDIAALARELS; encoded by the coding sequence ATGTCTGCTTGCGCTTCCTTATCCGATGCCGTCTTGGCGCTTTCGCGCGGCGATGCGGTCATCTTTCCCACGGATACCGTCTATGGGTTGGGGGTCGCTGTCGAAGCAGCCGAAGGTCCCGACGTGCTCTACCGCTTGAAAGAGCGCGATCGCGGCAAGCCTATTGCGTGGCTTGTGGCGTCTCCGGCCGACCTTGACCGTTACGGCTTCGACGTGCCCGCTCTTGCGCGTCTTCTGGCCGCACGCTTCTGGCCAGGTCCCCTTACGCTCATTGTTCATGCGGGCGATAAAGTCCCCGAGGCTTTTCGCTCCAATGCGAACACCATCGGCCTTCGTATGCCGGCCAGTACCACGGCGCTTGAACTTATTAAACAGGTGGGTTGTCCGCTTGCCACCACATCGGCAAACATTTCAGGGCATCCCTCGCCGCGTTCATTCGCTTCGATTGATCCAACACTCGCCGCGCGTGTCGATGTTGTTCTCGGTGACGAGGGCGACGATGATAAAAGCGGCATCGCCTCCACGGTTGTCGACTGCACCGCTTCTCCTCTACGCATCGTACGCGAAGGTGCCGTGATGGCAGACGATATCGCGGCGCTTGCTCGCGAGCTCTCGTAA
- the upp gene encoding uracil phosphoribosyltransferase, with protein MQQYDRVTIVDHPMVQHKLSKLRNKNTSSKDFRALVRELAMFEGYEATRDLALEDVEVETPICKTTCKQVAGKKMVIVPILRAGLGMVEGLQELMPSTFVGHLGMYRDPETHEPHEYYAKLPDSIAQRDVLVVDPMLATGGSATAAIQYLRKQGVKNIKLVVLVAAPVGIETVLAADPDVQIYTCAIDEGLNDHAYIVPGLGDAGDRIFGTK; from the coding sequence ATGCAACAGTACGACCGTGTAACTATTGTCGATCACCCTATGGTGCAGCACAAGCTGTCCAAGCTGCGCAACAAGAATACGTCCTCGAAGGACTTCCGCGCGCTCGTACGCGAGCTGGCCATGTTTGAAGGCTACGAAGCCACGCGCGACCTCGCCCTCGAGGACGTTGAGGTGGAAACGCCCATCTGCAAGACCACCTGTAAGCAGGTAGCCGGCAAGAAGATGGTCATTGTTCCCATTCTGCGCGCCGGACTTGGCATGGTGGAGGGCCTGCAAGAACTCATGCCGTCCACGTTCGTGGGACATCTCGGCATGTACCGCGATCCAGAAACCCATGAGCCGCACGAGTACTACGCCAAGCTGCCCGACAGCATCGCCCAGCGTGACGTGCTGGTGGTTGACCCCATGCTGGCCACCGGCGGCAGCGCCACCGCAGCCATCCAGTACCTGCGCAAGCAGGGCGTGAAGAATATCAAGCTTGTCGTCCTAGTGGCAGCACCGGTCGGCATTGAAACGGTCCTCGCCGCCGATCCCGATGTCCAAATCTACACCTGCGCCATCGACGAAGGCTTGAACGACCACGCCTACATTGTCCCCGGCCTCGGCGACGCCGGCGACCGCATCTTCGGAACCAAATAG
- the rpiB gene encoding ribose 5-phosphate isomerase B, with protein sequence MKISIASDHAGFEQKQALVDYLAKQGHDVIDRGPDTDDRVDYPDYAALVAHDVADGLVERGVLVCGTGIGMAVAANKIDGVRAVNIITPQFAELSREHNDANIITLSGRFVDEATNRAILNVFFATPFGEGRHTGRVEKIMALENK encoded by the coding sequence ATGAAAATCAGCATTGCGAGCGACCATGCGGGGTTTGAGCAAAAGCAGGCGCTCGTGGACTACCTGGCAAAACAGGGTCACGACGTAATTGATCGCGGGCCTGACACCGATGACCGCGTCGATTACCCCGACTATGCCGCTCTTGTTGCACACGATGTGGCCGACGGGCTGGTCGAGCGCGGCGTGCTCGTGTGCGGCACCGGCATCGGCATGGCGGTGGCGGCAAACAAGATTGACGGCGTTCGCGCGGTCAACATCATTACCCCCCAATTTGCCGAGCTATCGCGCGAGCATAACGATGCGAACATCATCACGCTTTCGGGTCGTTTTGTCGATGAAGCCACGAATCGCGCCATTCTCAATGTCTTTTTCGCCACTCCCTTTGGCGAAGGCCGCCACACCGGCCGCGTTGAAAAAATCATGGCCCTCGAAAACAAGTGA